The genomic window CGCAGAAACGAAGAATGAGGATCGAGTTCCCGGAGCATGCCGTTGACGGCCCCGTACATCAATTTCTTTGTGTCAACCTTCTCGACGTAGTTGTCCTGAACGATGTTCAACACGTCGCTGAAGAGCTTCAAGTACTGATACATGTCGGAATTGTCAGGGCTGTTCCTGGCCGCTCTCAGACCGGAATAACTCATGAGCAGAAAGGCAAACGCAGCGAGCAATACGATGACTTTGGCGCGCTTCTTTGACATGGGTTTCCTCATTCTACATTCTCTCTACGAATTATCCTGTGCCAAACACGGCACGGGGACGACCGACCCCCCGCGCCGCCGGAGCTCGAAACTCAGCTTTCGGCCGTCCGGGCAGCTGATTCAGCTTGCCGTCGCGATCATCTCTCCCGTGTTGACTCCACCACTCGTTGTCCAGGCAACGCTCCGGTCAAGAGCGGTCGAACCGGGCAAAACCCTTCACGCCTCCCGATCGCTCTTGCCCATGTACCTTGAACCGACCGAATGGTGCCGCCGAGTCTTTACGCACCCCGGAGGTTCGACCGTTCGGGCACCACCAAGAATTTTACCATTATACAGCATCTCCAAGGAAGTGGCACGGTCTTTGGAGCCAAAACTCGGGAAAACCTCTCCATTTATAACAGACCGAAACCGCTCTACTCCGAGAGCCGTATGTTCTCAAAAAGCCTGAAATACGCAGGTGCCGGGATGACTTGCCGTCAGGGTTCGCCTGCTCCCTTTGAATCTCCGCTGCACGCCTCGTGTGAATCGTCCCGCCCGGAAGCCGTCTTCAACGGGCCTGTACACCTGCCGCTGCGGGAAAGACACGGAGATTCCGACCTGCCGCACGGATCGGCCCAACCAGTCCAATCGCTCAATCCCTGCGTAGCGAGAGCCGCGTTCTCCGGGCTTCCGCCGCCAGGTTGCACCATTCGTGAGAAAGACAAGGCGTCACTGAGCGGGGGGACTTTCCCCCGGCATGTTGGATTCAATAACGGCATTCCATCCTTCAGACACCGCCGTAACCATTGCATAGCCGATTTCCTTGCGGCTGTAAAGAGTTACAGGCCGGGATCGGCCTTTCACTCCCAATCCCCCGAATTCATCCGTTCCTGGCGGACCGACACCTCCGTAACCGGTATTATCAAGATCGGCGAAACAGCGCACGGGGAATCGCAAATTCTCCTCTGAGCGCGTGGTGCCTGAACGCAAGCCAACTGCCGAGGAACCCCAGGAACGCTCCCCACGCGATCAGCATCGAATCAAACAGAAGCATTTCCCAGGCCCGCGGCAGCGAAAGTCCCGACAGAGGAGAGGGCAGGAGGTCGCGGCACATGACGACGAGCAAGGACAGCAGCGCCGCCGCGAAGATAGCGCCTGCCGCCCCGAGGCAGGTGCCTTCCACATGATACGGCAATACAACGAAAGACGGTTCCGCTCCCAGCACGTGCAGGATTTCCAGTCTATCCGAGCGGCGCAGCATGCCGGCTCGAATCCACTGTAGAATGATGAAAAGCGCCAGAATTGAGAAAAAAGCCAGGAAACCGGCCACGGTATAATCGACGGCATTGACGAGGAGTTGCGTCTTTTCCACCCATTCTCCCCGGGAGCGGACCCGATCCGCCTGCGGGAGTTGCTTCAGCTTTGCGATAAGCTCAGCGGTTTCTTCCCGGGTGATTTCTCCGGATTTGAGCTCGATCTCCAGGCTCGGTCCGCAAACTGCCTCACCCGGCCCATTCAGGAAATCGGCCCAATTTTCCAGGCCGACACGCACCCTGCTGCGCGGCTCGGCGGCGGGAAAAACGGTCACCCGGGCGATCCCGGGCCATTGACGCAGTTCGGTGGAGAGGTTTTGCAGCATCCCGTCGGCAAGCCGAGGGTGGAAATATACGGTGGCCCCGGGCTCCGCCGGAAAATCCGCGACGGCCCGGTGCGCCGCTCTCAGTCCCAACAGCAGGGCGCCGGCAAGGAATAGGCACACGGCGATCAGCGCCAGGCCGGTGACGAACAGGCCTTCGTCGGCCCTGATGCTATCGGCGATATGCCCGTAAACGCGGGTGGCTTTTTGTCCCATGGTCTCCCGATTCCTCTGACGGGGTGGATCGCATTCGTGCGTCAAGTCCTGCTTTACGCGGGAATCCAATCCGCCGGGCGTTCTTCCTCGATCTTTCCGTCGACGATCACTCCGCGGCGGCAGCCGGGAAACGCTTCCCCCAAGGTGTCGACTCGACCGGTGAGGACCAACGTGGTTCCGGACATGTTCAGCCGTTTCATGGCTTCAACCGCCTTCCGCACGTCCGGTTCATCCATGCCTTCAAAGGGTTCGTCGGCAATCAAAAGGAACGGATCGTGGACCGTTGCACGGGCAATGGCGACCAGCTTGCGCCGGCTGGCGGACAGGTTGCGGCAGACGACGGAATCCCGGTATTCGAGTCCGAAGGAGCGGAGGATCGAGCGGACCCTTCTGGCCGCAACCGACGGTTCCATCCCGATGATTTCCAAGGGCAGGGCGACGTTGGCTCCAACGGTTTCGCTCATGAGAATCCTGGTCTCCTGGAGCACAATGCCCGTACGGCGCCGCAAACGGGCGGAATCCTGCGCGGACAGGCGCCGTAGATTCCGGTTTTCGATCCAGACCTGTCCCCCGTCCGGTTGTTCCAGACCGAGCAGCAGTCGCACGAACACGCTCTTCCCGACTCCGGCGGGCCCGGACAGCAAGAAAACCGCGCTCCGGGGCACGTGGACCGTAGCGTCCGTAAAGACTTTCGGTCCCCCCCGGAACTCCTTCTCCACGTGGTAGCAGCGCACCAGGGCAGTGCTGTCCCCCTTTTCGGACGAGGATGTGTCATGCGTTTTCAATGTCATTCGTGCAGCCCATTTCCAGTCGTGCCCAAGCTCCCGAGAGTTTTTTCCCGGCCAGGTCATTTACCGGGACCGGACGTGCCGGGGCGCGCGCATCGAAACCCCGAGGCGCCGGCCGTTCCGCTTTTCCTGAGGGAAGGCGGGGCTTGCCCGGGCCTTCAGAGCATCCGCTTCAACAGACGACTTCCGTGGATCGGAGGCATCGAGACCTGGATGTCGGCCGCTGCAAAAGCCCTGCAACTCCGGCAGCAAGGGAAAACTCAAGAACGCGAACCGCCGATCGCGACCTTCTGCCAAACCAGGAAATCGCGAAAGCAAGTACGCAGGTTGCTGTATATTCCTTTTCTGCTGTTGATCAAATAGATTCCGTGACGGATATGGAATATTTCTCCCACGAGCCTTTGCACGTCCCGGTCGCAGAGTGCCCTCCCCGACTGCTCGAGAGCTTCGGCGAAGAGCGGAACGATCTTGTCTTTCATTCGCAGCTCGGTGTCGACGAGGAAAACGGCCATGTGCGGGTTGAGATCTTCGAGCCGGTTCAGAAAGGCGGCAACCGACTGGATTTCCACCCCTCTGGGCGGGGAAGATTTGACTTCGACGCAGACCAGGTATCCGGACAGCAGGGCGACGACGTCGTAGTCACCGCCGTGGCGGGTGTTGCGCAGCCGCACGTTAAAGAGGGCCGGCGCCATGAATTCCCGCAGGAAGATCTCGCACACGTACCACTCCAGCGTGGGACCGAAGCTTTGTGCTCCTTTGGGGACCAGGCGATACCCGTCCCCCTCGGACAGTTCCACGATGCCCAGCTCCCGCAGGACTTTCAGGTAGGAGCGAACGGTTCTGACGGAGCAATAGCGGCTCAGAGCGCGAGGGTGCTTGCCTTCGGGGAACTGGATCAAATCCCTCAGAAAGAGCCGGAACGAATAGCGTTGCATGAGGGCGAAGAAACGCGCCTTGAACGGTGCCGGGAGGTCCGCCGGGATGAGAACCTGCGCAAAATCGCCTCCCGCAAGGAAGGGAAGGCCCCTCTGCAGCAGGATTTGTTCGACGGGGTGTCGGCGTGCGCTGAGCTCATCGCGCAACGCCTCCAATTCCTCACGCGTCTGCCCGAGAGCCGCCTTCAACGCCTGGATTTCTTCTTCCAGCTTCCCCAATCGATCCACGGTGTCGATCCCGCTGCCTCCGTGCGCCATGCCGCAAGGCGCATGCCGCGTCATGCGACGCCGGCCCCGCAAAGACGGTGTTATACCACTTACCCAAAAAATAAACTCCCGGGGGAGTCTGTTTTCATGCTTCGCGGGTGACGCCGGCGCCATGGATAATTGCGTTCAAGATGCGTGCATTGGGCGGGAGGGCATAAAGCCCCCCCTTGTACGTCTGACGGGCACATCGGTCCGTACAAGGGGCGGAGTCTATCCCCGCCCGCGTCAACCTCCCACGGGGCAGGTGTTGTGTCATCTTGAGCGCACCTCGGTGTGAATGGGCCTCCCGGAGCGGCAGCCCGCTCGAACCGTTACGCGCAATCCCGCTCACCTCCCGCATGCGACCAGGGGTAGAGGAGGGACTCCGATGGAAACCACTGAGGCTATACTAAATCAATCTTCCCCAATTGAGTACATTCTTGTTTATGCTGGTCTGCAAATCGGGCTGAACGAGCTCGTGGCCCTTCGGAACAAAGGGCAGGTAGGTCAGGCCGTATTCTTCCACCCGTGGCCGTATTCTGCCAAGCAGAGGGAAGAACGCTCTTTTCGGGGCGACCATGGCGAACAGGATGGTCTTGATGCTTTCGACGGCTTCGGCGGCAGGTAGGGTCACCGGGTGCAGGAGCAGGCTGCCCGGTTCCGCGCTCGGCCCCTCGTCCAACGAATTCGAGGTGAGAAGCTTGGCGAGCCGCAGGAAGACCCGGGGTTGAATCTTGAAGGCGGGGATCAGGAAGTGCAGATCGCGGTCGGCTTCACCGGCCCGGGCTATTTTGGGCATATTGGCGAGCCGCACCAGATCCCCGAAGGAATCGAGCTGCAATCCTTCAAAACGCGTACGAAGCTTCCAGAAAGGCAAATGAATCGCCGAAGGGTTCGAATCGAGGGGCAGGAAAAAGGAGATCCTTTTCAGTTCGCCCCGGAGGTGCTCCCAGGCGGAGCCGCAGTTTCTGCAGAGCAGAACCAGGCCGTCTCTCTCGGTCTCCAAATCCCAGCCGCAGTGCGGACACAGGGTCGATGAGAACGTGATCGGCCAGTCGAAGGAGGAATCCGGGTCGAGCTCCGGGGCGTCCTCGACATCGGCCGCGCAGAGCGGGCGGTTGAGGACGGCGTCCAGGACGGTGCGGCCCTCGACGAACACCGGCGTGTAGATCGCGCTCACCGTTTCACCGATGAACGCTTCGTAGAGCCCCCGGGAAATCCTTTCCGAGGCGCCCTGAAACGTATCATCCACTTTCATGGAAAATACCCTGACGGGCGCGCCGGGTTTGATGAAACGGCCTTCCGGTTTCGGTGCCGCGAATTTCAGCCGCATCACCTGCGGCCTCAAACCTAGGGACGGAGGAAGGTTTAGCGAATTCACCGCCAGTTGGTTGGAATCGACGATCCGCGCGCGGACCCCTTCCTCCGTGGAGGAAAAGACCATTCCCTTGAATCTCCAGTACGGGATGAAGAGCAGGTCGGGACGACTCCGCGCGGGGGGAAGGTAGCACCGGCAATGGCCGGGAAACGAGATGGTGAGCTTCACCCGGCAGAACTCGCACGACAGCACGCGATCCGTCTCCTCCAGTACAAGGGGAGCGCCGCACTGAGGGCACTGTTGCTCGATCTGCCAGCTCTGAAGGCTAGATTCGCTCACCACATTGATTGCAGTAAATGGATTCGGCCAGATTTTCCGTCCCGCATCCGGGACACTTCCTCGACGGTTTCTTCGCCGCCACGGCGCGCCCGCAGGATGGGCAGAACCTGGCGTTGGGCGGCAAGTCGCTTTTGCACTCGGCGCATTGAGCGAAGATCACCAGGTGTTGCCCGCAGCTGGGACAGAACCTGGAATCCTTCGGGATGACCTGCCGGCACGCGTGGCATGTGTAGACCGAGGCCTCGGCCTCCGACTTCTGCATGGCGGCTCCGAACAGCGCCGGCATCATCATCCCCACACCCATGCCCACCCCGGCCGCGGCTTCGCCGCGGGACTCGGAAGCCTTCTCGAGCGCCATGGCGGCTTTCATGCGCGTGAGCTTTTCGAGGTCGTCGAAGATGGCCAGGCGACTCTTGTCGTCGATGGCCTTCTGCACATCCGCTGGCGGGGTGATGGAATTGATGTAGAGTTGTGAAAGCTCCAGCCCGAAATGACTGAAATCTTCCCGCAGTCTGCCGATCAACCCGTCGGAAAGCTCATCGTACCTGCCCGGAAGGTCGAACACCGAATCGAGGTTTTCCCCCATGTGGTCATTGAAGCGGGAGACGATCACGCGGTTGAGGTATTCCTCGATTTCCTCCCGCATGTAAATGCCCTGGGTTCCGACCAGGCTGTTGATGAAAAGAACCGGCTGGATGACCCTGACGTTGAAGACTCCGAAGGCTCTGAGCCGGATCAGCCCGAGTTTGGAATCCTTGAACGCGACGGGATCCCGGGTGCCCCATTTGAGGTTCGGGAAGACTTTCATATTGACCATGTACACTTCGGCTCGAAGCGGACTGGTCAGAGCCCAGGGCAAACTGAGCACCTTGGTAAGGACCGGGATGTTCCCGGTGACAAGCGTGTGCCGGCCCGGGCCGAAAGCGTCGTAGGCCTTCCCGGAATAGAAGAAGACCGCCGCCTGGCTCTCCCGCACGATGAGCTGCGCTCCGTACTTGATCTCGCCGGACCCCGTTTCCGGAATCCTGTGAACCATCTCCTTGCCGCTCTCATCGAACCATTCCAAGACTTCAAGGAATACAACGTTGTTGGTTCCCATGCGTGGCTCTCCGCCTTTTTTGCAGGATTTTGGCCTGAATTTTCAAATGGTGTTGCGGCGCGTGATTTGCGGGACCGCACTTATGATTCGGTTCTTTCCCCGGACGAGATGAAACAAAACCACACTCAGAGGAGCAGACAGACCTGGGCGCGCTCCTGGAGATCGACCCGTATTTCGTAAACACCTTCCCGGAACGAGCTCTGGACCAAGAAGCCGGTTTTTTGGAAGACTCCGAAAACCCGTTCATTTCCGGCGGAAATGTAAGCGACCAGTCTCTTTACGCCATTTTTGCGGGCCCCTTCCGCCATGTGGTGCACGAGGACCGTGGCAAGTCCCTGACGGCTGTGTTCGGGATGCACGGCGAAATCAACCTCGGCGGTCATGGTCGCCTCATCCAGAACATATCGCGCGATGGCAACCACCCGCTGCGAGGACATTTCTCCCACCAGGGCGATGAGGCTCATCTCCCTCCGATAATCGATGTTCACCATGCTTCGGACATCGTAGTGCGGGAAAACCTTCATTACCGACAAGAAACGGATGTAGCTCTCGCTCTTGGGCAGTGAGTAGAAAAACTCCTTTATCGCGCGCTCGTCGGTGGGTTTGACGGGTCTGATAAAGACTTTCGATTGAATGTCGAACGAATGGGACACTTCCCAGTCGAGGGGGTATACGGCCCTGGTGCTGGGCCCCCGCGACACGTCGGCCTGCAGGTAATTCAACGTCTCGGCGGCTTCCATCAGTTCCTCGCGAAAGTCGGGATGAGCGATGCCGATCAGGGCCAGGGCCCGCTCGCGGGTACTCCTCCCCAAAAGATACGCCGACCCGTACTCGGTCACCACGTACTGCACCCCGCCGCGAGTCATCACGACGCCCGACCCCTCCGTCAGGACCGGCACGATTCTCGATGTGCTTCCGTCAAGCGTCGTTGAAGGGAGAACCATGATCGCCTTCCCGCCGCGCGACCCCCGGGCTCCCCGCAGGAAATCGATCGCTCCGCCGACGCCGCTGTAGATTTCATATCCCATGGAATCCGAACAGACCTGGCCCGTGAGATCCACTTCGAGCCCCGGGTTGATGGACACCATCTGGTCGTTTTCCGATATGACCAGGTAGTTGTTCGTGTACTCGATCGGATGGAAGGCCACCATCGGGTTGTTGTCCACGAAATCGTAGAGTTCCCTCGAACCCAGACAGAAGCTCGTGACGATCTTCCCCGGGTGCAGGGTCTTGCGGGCATTGGTGATGACCCCCTTCTTGACCAGGTGCATGTAAGCGTCCGTGATCATGTCCGCATGAACCCCGAGATCCTTTTTGTTCTCGAGGGCGTACAAGACCGCGGTGGATATGCTGCCCACCCCGACGCGAATGGTGGAGCCGTCTTCGATGAGCGTGGCCACATGCCGGCCGATGTCCTGGGCGATCGGGTTCATGAGCGGCAGGCCGACTTCGAGCAGCGGTTCCTCGTGTTCGACCAGAACGTGGATATCGCGGATGTGGATGAAACTGTCCCCGAGCGTCATCGGCATTTGAGGATTGACCTGGGCGATCACGAGCCTGGCGCTCTCCACCGCCGCCTTCACGATGTCCACCGCGATACCGTAGCTGCAAAACCCGTGTTCGTCGGGAGGGGAAACCTGGATGAGCGCCACGTCGATGGGCATCGCGCCGCTGCGGAACAGCGCCGGAACGTCCCCGAGATTGATCGGAGTGTAGTCGGCTCTGCCCTGGGCCACGGCTTCGCGGCTGGCCGACGCCACGAAGAACGACTTCAGGCGGCACTTGTCGAATCCCGCTTCCGTGTAGCGCGTCTTGCCCACACTCAGGATGTGCAGGATCTCGAGGTCCGCCAGCAAGGGAATGGCTTCTTCCAGGGCCTGGGCCAGGTGCTGGGGCTCGCTGCACCCCGAACCGATGAAGACCCGATGCCCCCGCTTTATAGCTTCAATGGCCCGCTCGGCGGTAGTCAGTCGCTCTTTGTAAAGAGAGCGCCAGGAAAGCGGCGAAGAGAACTCGAAGGCTCCCCGGCTTTCATTTCCTGCTTCCGTATCGGAGTTTCTCATGGAACCGTCCCTGCATGCTGTCGGCCGAAATCAGGCTCGCGCCGCCGGCGCGCTTCGATTGAGATACAAACCCAGGATGACGGCCGCAACGATCATGAAAAAACACAGGATATGGCCCATGGTGAAATAACCCAGCAGATAACCGATCTGCGGGTCGGGCTCTTTGAAGAATTCCAGAATAAACCTGAAGAGACCGTAAAAGAACAGAAAAAACACGAGCATCATTCCGTCCCGGAAGGGTTTGCGGCGAAGGTTCCACAAGATGACGAACAGCACGAGGCCTTCCAGGAGGGCTTCGTAGAGCTGGGTGGGGTGGCGCGGGACGGGCCCCCCCGTGGGAAAGATCATCGCCCACGGAACATTCGACGGAAGCCCGAGCAGCTCCGCATTGATGAAATTGCCGATGCGGCCGAACCCCAGCCCGATGGGAACAGTGACCGTGGTGCTGTCCACCACCACCCCGAAAGGGACCCGTCTGCGACGGCTGAAAATCCAGGCGGCCAGGACAGCGCCGATGAGCCCCCCATGAAAGGACATCCCGCCATGCCAGGTGGCCATGATTTCAAGAGGGTTCTTGAGGTAATAGCCGTAGTTGTTGAACTCGTAGAAAACGACGTAGCCGAGACGCGCACCGATGATCAGGCCGACGGCCAGGTAGAAAATCAGGTCCTGGGCCACCGTGCCCACCAGTCCGACTTCCTTCGATCGTTTCTGCTTCTGGATGAAAACGTAGGACATCACGAAGCCGACGACGTACATCACCCCGTACCACCTGATGCTGATAGGGCCCACGGCCCCGAGCCACGGCAGGTTGAACGGGCCGAACGAGACGATCTCCGGATTGATGTTCGGGTATGGAATCATTGCCTGAGAAATCTCTCCTGTCGGATGGTTGCGTTGCCAAACCTTGATGGAGGCGAACTCCATCGGCGCGCAGGGACGATCGTCCCGTTCCGCCCCACCGGGTATTTAACCCCGTGCGGCTTTCCCATCAAGGGGCGAGGCTTCCGAAAGTCCCTTCGCGCTCGAGGATCGGCCAGGCGGAAGCGGACGCGCGTCCCGCTCGCGGGAATCGTTGCTGCGGACGTCGGCCGTGCCGGTGCGGGTCGCCGTGATACGAGGCGGAATGTGCCGCCGATTCGAACGGACACTAGCACAGGGTACCGGTCCGGTCAAATGCAACCACGGGACCGGCGGTCTTGAAGGTCTTTCGGGAAGTGATACCGGGCACCTGTCCACCTTGCCGCCCAAATGCGGAAAACCTGTGACGGCAGGCCCTGCCCCTGCCTGCGCGGACGGTGAGATCACCGGCGAATTGCAGGAGCTCGCCGCCCGGATGAACCGGTTTTGAATCTCGCGGGAGGTTTGCGCTTCCAGCGAAAGAACAGGCCGCGGCGGATGGATTCCTGTTGTCGCCATGTACG from Syntrophobacter fumaroxidans MPOB includes these protein-coding regions:
- a CDS encoding GNAT family N-acetyltransferase, whose product is MRNSDTEAGNESRGAFEFSSPLSWRSLYKERLTTAERAIEAIKRGHRVFIGSGCSEPQHLAQALEEAIPLLADLEILHILSVGKTRYTEAGFDKCRLKSFFVASASREAVAQGRADYTPINLGDVPALFRSGAMPIDVALIQVSPPDEHGFCSYGIAVDIVKAAVESARLVIAQVNPQMPMTLGDSFIHIRDIHVLVEHEEPLLEVGLPLMNPIAQDIGRHVATLIEDGSTIRVGVGSISTAVLYALENKKDLGVHADMITDAYMHLVKKGVITNARKTLHPGKIVTSFCLGSRELYDFVDNNPMVAFHPIEYTNNYLVISENDQMVSINPGLEVDLTGQVCSDSMGYEIYSGVGGAIDFLRGARGSRGGKAIMVLPSTTLDGSTSRIVPVLTEGSGVVMTRGGVQYVVTEYGSAYLLGRSTRERALALIGIAHPDFREELMEAAETLNYLQADVSRGPSTRAVYPLDWEVSHSFDIQSKVFIRPVKPTDERAIKEFFYSLPKSESYIRFLSVMKVFPHYDVRSMVNIDYRREMSLIALVGEMSSQRVVAIARYVLDEATMTAEVDFAVHPEHSRQGLATVLVHHMAEGARKNGVKRLVAYISAGNERVFGVFQKTGFLVQSSFREGVYEIRVDLQERAQVCLLL
- the lgt gene encoding prolipoprotein diacylglyceryl transferase; translated protein: MIPYPNINPEIVSFGPFNLPWLGAVGPISIRWYGVMYVVGFVMSYVFIQKQKRSKEVGLVGTVAQDLIFYLAVGLIIGARLGYVVFYEFNNYGYYLKNPLEIMATWHGGMSFHGGLIGAVLAAWIFSRRRRVPFGVVVDSTTVTVPIGLGFGRIGNFINAELLGLPSNVPWAMIFPTGGPVPRHPTQLYEALLEGLVLFVILWNLRRKPFRDGMMLVFFLFFYGLFRFILEFFKEPDPQIGYLLGYFTMGHILCFFMIVAAVILGLYLNRSAPAARA
- a CDS encoding cell division ATP-binding protein FtsE; the protein is MTLKTHDTSSSEKGDSTALVRCYHVEKEFRGGPKVFTDATVHVPRSAVFLLSGPAGVGKSVFVRLLLGLEQPDGGQVWIENRNLRRLSAQDSARLRRRTGIVLQETRILMSETVGANVALPLEIIGMEPSVAARRVRSILRSFGLEYRDSVVCRNLSASRRKLVAIARATVHDPFLLIADEPFEGMDEPDVRKAVEAMKRLNMSGTTLVLTGRVDTLGEAFPGCRRGVIVDGKIEEERPADWIPA
- a CDS encoding cell division protein FtsX, translated to MGQKATRVYGHIADSIRADEGLFVTGLALIAVCLFLAGALLLGLRAAHRAVADFPAEPGATVYFHPRLADGMLQNLSTELRQWPGIARVTVFPAAEPRSRVRVGLENWADFLNGPGEAVCGPSLEIELKSGEITREETAELIAKLKQLPQADRVRSRGEWVEKTQLLVNAVDYTVAGFLAFFSILALFIILQWIRAGMLRRSDRLEILHVLGAEPSFVVLPYHVEGTCLGAAGAIFAAALLSLLVVMCRDLLPSPLSGLSLPRAWEMLLFDSMLIAWGAFLGFLGSWLAFRHHALRGEFAIPRALFRRS
- a CDS encoding SPFH domain-containing protein; amino-acid sequence: MGTNNVVFLEVLEWFDESGKEMVHRIPETGSGEIKYGAQLIVRESQAAVFFYSGKAYDAFGPGRHTLVTGNIPVLTKVLSLPWALTSPLRAEVYMVNMKVFPNLKWGTRDPVAFKDSKLGLIRLRAFGVFNVRVIQPVLFINSLVGTQGIYMREEIEEYLNRVIVSRFNDHMGENLDSVFDLPGRYDELSDGLIGRLREDFSHFGLELSQLYINSITPPADVQKAIDDKSRLAIFDDLEKLTRMKAAMALEKASESRGEAAAGVGMGVGMMMPALFGAAMQKSEAEASVYTCHACRQVIPKDSRFCPSCGQHLVIFAQCAECKSDLPPNARFCPSCGRAVAAKKPSRKCPGCGTENLAESIYCNQCGERI